In one window of Helianthus annuus cultivar XRQ/B chromosome 17, HanXRQr2.0-SUNRISE, whole genome shotgun sequence DNA:
- the LOC110921124 gene encoding V-type proton ATPase 16 kDa proteolipid subunit translates to MSSTFSGDETAPFFGFLGAAAALVFSCMGAAYGTTKSGVGVASMGVMMPEMVMKSIVPVVMAGVLGIYGLIIAVIISTGINPKAKSYYLFDGYAHLSSGLACGLAGLSAGMAIGIVGDAGVR, encoded by the exons ATGTCTTCGACGTTCTCCGGCGACGAAACTGCTCCGTTTTTTGGCTTCCTCGGTGCCGCTGCTGCGTTGGTCTTCTCTT GTATGGGAGCAGCCTATGGGACGACAAAGAGTGGCGTTGGAGTGGCTTCAATGGGAGTGATGATGCCAGAGATGGTAATGAAGTCAATTGTGCCGGTGGTTATGGCTGGAGTGTTGGGTATTTACGGTCTGATTATTGCCGTGATTATTAGTACTGGGATTAACCCTAAGGCCAAGTCTTATTATCTGTTTGACGGATACGCTCATCTTTCTTCTGGTCTTGCTTGTGGTCTGGCTGGTCTTTCTGCTGGTATGGCCATTGGAATCGTCGGTGATGCTGGTGTTAGGTAA